A stretch of Fundicoccus culcitae DNA encodes these proteins:
- a CDS encoding ribonuclease HI family protein, protein MIKIYCDGSFQQDTKKAGIGILFYYEDEPIRFQKALEGLNDNHEAEFMAIIHAFQELNKRDVKNQLIVIHTDSKIVANSIDKQFAKNPTYHDLLQQILQLMDPYTLAFVKWIPEKSNQAADALAKQALRK, encoded by the coding sequence TTGATTAAAATTTATTGTGATGGGTCTTTTCAACAAGATACGAAAAAAGCGGGGATTGGTATTCTTTTCTATTATGAGGATGAACCTATCCGTTTTCAAAAAGCGCTTGAAGGCTTAAATGACAATCATGAAGCCGAATTTATGGCCATTATTCACGCTTTTCAAGAGCTAAATAAAAGAGATGTAAAAAATCAACTGATTGTGATTCATACGGATAGTAAAATAGTCGCTAATTCAATCGATAAACAGTTTGCTAAAAATCCAACCTATCATGATCTACTGCAACAGATTCTTCAATTAATGGACCCTTATACCTTAGCTTTTGTGAAGTGGATTCCTGAAAAAAGCAACCAAGCCGCCGACGCTTTAGCAAAACAAGCCTTGCGGAAATGA
- a CDS encoding THUMP domain-containing class I SAM-dependent RNA methyltransferase translates to MKTYPLIATAAVGIESLVNQELKDLHYQTQVENGRVRFHGTAKDVATTNIWLRTADRIKIIFGEFDAKSFESLFDQTYALPWEEILPLDAEFPVSGKSIKSQLHSVPNVQRIVKKAIAKKMMDYYHRKTPLSETGALYHIEVSILKDHVLLTLDTSGTSLFKRGYRTEKGGAPLKENMAAALVLLTTWYPERPLYDPTCGSGTILIEAALMGHNIAPGLKRNFAAESWEYLQPEVWAAVRQEATEAINHDIKLDILGTDIDGRMIEIAKRNAQAAGVGDSIEFKQMQLSDYRPNKEFGILISNPPYGDRLLDQTQVERLYKQMGDIYRTMPTWSKYILSSHENFEHFYGEKATKKRKLYNGALKVDYYQYWGKK, encoded by the coding sequence ATGAAAACATACCCACTCATTGCAACGGCTGCGGTTGGAATCGAATCGCTTGTCAATCAAGAACTCAAGGACTTACATTATCAAACACAAGTCGAAAATGGTCGTGTTCGCTTTCATGGAACCGCTAAAGATGTTGCTACAACGAATATTTGGCTTAGAACGGCTGATCGAATCAAAATTATTTTCGGAGAATTCGATGCTAAATCCTTTGAAAGTTTATTCGATCAAACCTATGCCCTTCCTTGGGAAGAAATTTTACCTTTGGACGCAGAATTTCCTGTTAGTGGTAAATCGATTAAATCGCAATTGCATAGTGTGCCCAATGTACAACGCATTGTCAAAAAAGCCATCGCTAAAAAAATGATGGACTATTATCATCGTAAAACACCTTTAAGCGAAACAGGCGCACTGTATCACATCGAAGTATCTATTCTCAAAGATCATGTCTTACTGACTTTAGATACAAGTGGAACAAGTCTATTCAAACGCGGCTACCGAACCGAAAAAGGTGGTGCACCCTTAAAAGAAAATATGGCAGCGGCTCTAGTCCTGCTGACAACTTGGTATCCCGAACGACCTTTGTATGATCCAACTTGTGGTTCAGGAACCATTTTAATTGAAGCGGCATTAATGGGACATAATATCGCTCCTGGCTTAAAGCGAAACTTTGCAGCTGAGTCATGGGAGTATTTACAACCTGAAGTATGGGCTGCTGTGCGTCAGGAAGCTACTGAGGCGATTAACCATGATATTAAATTAGACATACTTGGAACAGATATAGATGGTCGCATGATAGAAATCGCTAAACGCAATGCGCAAGCGGCTGGCGTTGGCGATAGTATTGAATTTAAACAAATGCAATTAAGTGATTATCGTCCCAATAAAGAATTTGGAATTTTAATCAGTAACCCTCCTTATGGGGATCGTCTACTTGATCAAACGCAAGTAGAGCGCTTATATAAACAAATGGGAGACATTTACCGGACTATGCCCACATGGAGCAAATATATTTTAAGTAGCCATGAAAATTTTGAACATTTCTACGGTGAAAAAGCCACCAAGAAACGTAAACTTTATAATGGTGCGTTGAAGGTAGATTATTATCAATATTGGGGAAAGAAATAA